Sequence from the Argentina anserina chromosome 7, drPotAnse1.1, whole genome shotgun sequence genome:
GATGCTTTTGTAAACGTGATTGCTTTCTTTTATGATTTCCATTGTGAAAGTTGTATTTAAGCCAAGTAGTTTTCTTTGACTAATATGTGAGTACTATCAGATTAGGTACTACAAGTCTGAAAATTTACATGAACAAATTTCCAGATCATCAGGTCTAGTAATGTACAGATCATGGAACTGAATGTCTTGCATGTTTTGTATGAAATTAGTGGGTGCTTGCTATatacaaattacaaaattgtgATGAAGAAGAGAGTTAGGTTAATTGACTCTTCCCTTTGAAATTTGCAGGACTTCTTTCTCCGCGCTCATGTCTTGAAGTTGTACAACCAAGCAACTAAGGGTTACATGTTGAGGCTAAAGGTCAAATTATTTACGTTAACCAATATGTTTGTGCAATATGGCCATAGTTctgtatatatgtttaaagGAAATAATAGAACATTTCACTAAGATGGAAAGGGTACTCTATATCTAACCTTATTTCTGTTGCTTTGGTTCATGAGTGATGATCATGATTtattgtatagaatttgaCTTATTGGCTCACCATTTCAAGTACTATATTGTGCAGACTGTGACTTCCTAATAAGGTTTTGTGTACTTGTATGGTTTAAGTGGTGCTAACTGCTAAGTGCTAACCTAAAGTTCATGGGATATCCTGAGTTTTATGCTTTTCGATATTGTGCAAAATCTATAAAAATCCATGGTGTCAAAGATTATGTCAAAATGGCCAGTATTTTGTCAAAATGTTCTTATCtaagattgtttttttttttttgaataaatgtAAGATCCTTGTTTAAATGTATCAAAATGTTTGAATGGGGAAGAAAtgattaaattataatatataagcAAATTAATAAGACATCAAgtctatttaaaaaaataaagaataaaTTATTTCCTATCCAAATATGACATTCTATTAAGAAAAGCATAAGCCAGTTTGAGTTAACACACTGCTTCTGCCTTGACAATTACTTATAATAAGTCAGTTTATCAAACGCTCAGCTAGTTAATTTATTACttacttatttttaaaaataagtatAAATCAACTTTTCTTATAAGTCAAAATTGCGTCAAACGCAGTCTATATTGTTCCAGAATTCCCCTCATTAAACAGCCAGTGTTTTCAAACTAGTCGACAGACACACAAAGCCACAGAGGAGTACGTTGGGTTGACAAACATAAGACTAAATTATCACATAGAAGTACCGTAGACGTAGACAGTATAAATACGACCTGATCATCGATCATCCAGACTCCAGAGAAGTGAGAGAACACTACTACGGCTTTTGTCCGATTGGtctcaccatcatcatcactatcaTGATAAGTTTTAGTTTTGTGGTACTCATCCATAGGGAAGTTAGGCCCAGCCATATCACGAACATTCTTTTTGTACGCTTCTGTTTTCTAGTTTTGGCAGTCTAGAAAACAGAAGTCCTTCCATATCCAGGTGGTAAAGGATCTGACTCACCGACCACTGGTCCGCCACAGCCTACATATTCTTCTCCTTTCGACATGTCATACTCAACACCTCTCCAAACTTTGCAcccaagaaaaaggaaaagcatTAGAACAGACCCAGTGGAATCGGATGATAaccaagaaaaaaatgatacAAAACTCATAATAATTAATGAAATGTATCTGGATTACAAGAAACACGAGACAATGAgcaaatcaaattaattgaGTCAGAAACACATGCAGGCACAATTGATATTTAACCAGTAGCCTCCTAACTAAGCAAGCTAAGCTAGAGGTATGGTCTCCAGGATCAAAGAATTCACAGACTTAAATCATAATTACTATGGTGAAGAGCACATAGTAACCTACAATATCTGGGTTGCTGCTGCTCAAAGAGCTGGGTTCAAAACTTTGAGCATCTTGTTTTTTAATCAGGATCATCCTTCTCTAACTCTTTTGTAGTCCATATCAGCGCCCCCTGGAGAAACGGAATAGAGTTTTAAAACCCAAGAAAAAAAAGCCGTACTAATGGAATCGATACAAACCCTAATCGATTCAGGTGCTGCATACAAAAACAGCCTTACACACAATAACGTACGAAACTAATCGAATCGATAtccttgaaatatatatattcgataTCAAATTAAGCCTAGCTTACCCACAATAATTTACTAGGTTGGGCCTAACAAACGTACAGAATAAAATCAAGAGCATACCATCAGGCAAAAGATCCGGCTTCAGCTTCTTGGCCGAGTTCAGATCCGATAGTGCGGATGTGGGGTTCAGAGGCGTGACTCCTTCCATCGTTATTATTTTCGATAATGATACATTAAGACCCTCAACCGAGGAATGCTTCTATTCCCCTCGAGCCCCTACAATTGTGCGTGACGATGCACGTGTTATTCATCACGCGAGACTTTATGTGTCaaattttttgttatattttgttCTTTGTGTTTTCATTCTCTCTCTACAATTGACCTTATTATGTTCTTGAAATTGTTCATTTAAACAAAGTAATTTACAAATTGCAAACCAGAGGACAAAACATCAACACCATTTATATTGTATTAAGTTCAAGCACCAATCTCAATTTAGATATCTGTCAACCACAACTATCAGACTGATTTCATGTACTCTTCGCCATATACTCTAATATGAAGTTTTCCCAAAAGGTGATATAACGGGGTTTTAGAACTCCTGACGTGCATGCTGAACCAACACAACAAGAAGGGTCACAAGGGATGCATAAACTGAAGTGGGTACCCGTTGCACGACCTTCCCAACATGAGGTACACCCTCAGTAGCCTTCTTTGTCGCCATGGCAATTGTTGGTGCAGCAACTAATGTGACGATCAGTCCCTGACTGACAACACAAAAAGCGTCGGCAGTAATCTGCTTGATCAACTTGGCAAACTCTTCCCGGTCAATTTCTCCATCAAGATTGATGTCATGTTCCTGCAAATAAATAACGCATGCTTTAGCTAACAAAATTCTTACAAGGCTTCAAAGCAAGAATCATCATGCCTACTAAGATTTGGTTAGGGAAATTACTGAGTTTTCTTCTTACTaaataaattttcaatttttgaacAAACGAATGAACAGAATTATTTGGAAATGAAATTGAGCAGTTTGCCTCCTAGTTCCAGAATCCATATGCATATACATTTAAGTAGACCTATAGACCAAGTGGAAAATCTTACAGGTGGTTTGACTGGCTTCACTCTAAATGACACTAGTTCAAAGGACCAGGTATTTAAGATTAAAAACTGATAACGGGAATCACTGATATCATGGTTACCAAGGTTATACAATCACTAATATATTCAAATGGCAAAGGAAAACAGAAAGAAAAGCCATTACTATACAAGCCTTCAGTAATGGCATTATAACCATCCTCTAAATAATTCATTAACAGAGTTTATGAAATGTGAGTTATACCTTTCAAAAACAAATGTGAGTTATATCCTACTTCtacaataatatatatgacAGTCTTGAAGAGCCTAATGCTGCCATGGAACTGTCCACCTAGTCGCGCTTTCAAGAACATAAGCTTCTTTATAAACTTCATACATTTAACTGGGTTATGCACTCCAGTAAAAGAGTCCAACATATGTGGGGAGTAGCCATGCAATAATGAGGAATCATGCAGATATGAATCCAGATGGAAAGAATTTACTTCTTATAAACAAATTTTCTTTATTAGTTCAATTCGACATGAAGAGCCTATAACTCCAACCTGCTGCGCAACCCcataccccctcccaaaagGACCTCAAAGACCTGAAGTATCGATGTTAGCATGTGACTTAACAATTGATGGAAAACTCAAAGACTAGCTTCAGCAAATGAATACCCacatcttcttttctttcttcaagcTAGATTTCTTCTAGTGCCAAAAGAAGGTATCTACTAAACATGACAACAAAAGTAGTAATGACATGAAAAAAGTAATAACAAAAAATCTCCAACAATTTGTACAATTTTGGACTCTTCAGAAAGATGCTAGACGTTAGTTTGAAATGACAACAGCCACGAGAAGGGGTTTCCTAGAAATTGAGACTGGTAGGTATACTAAAAGTTGGAATTGATTTAACCCTTAGTTAACCTCCAATACACAAGCAACGACACAAAGTTATATGAAAGGAgagaaaaatgatatttataaGGCCTGTACCAATCGACAAGAACTGCATCAAAAGATAATGAAAGAAGGCTATATAGATTTGATTCTGGAGGATTAAATATCGGTAGTTGTTCTTTGTTAGGTTGAATGTACAAGGAAGTGTATAATCCTTTCTGAAACAGACTTCAAGATGGAAAACCTAAACAATCAATACCCCAATAGAGATGCTATAACCATAGAAAACCCATAGTAATACGACGGGACTATTACCACACTGCAGATCCAGTAAacctaaaaaaagaaaaagaacataaaaaaGCACAAATCCAATCTGATGTCTAATAGTCAAGTTAGAAAGTATATGATGGATACTCAACCAAAAGGACGGTAAATGCTAATTTGCAGGTAAAAAGGGTACGCCCCTGACATTGATATAGGAAATAGGGAATTGAAGAATCAATATTACTCATAGAGAAGCAAGGACACCGTAACCTGTGGTAGTACTTGAGAACCATTACTAATTAGTACACTGTAACTCTGTAAGTAACCTTAAAACCACCAAAACCAACCTGTTCCCTATAAGACAGGAATAGAAGTCGGTTTCGGTGTCTAAAGAGTTTATATGAAATCTCCTGCACATTTGGATTTAAACCAGCATCTGTGTCTAATAAGATATCCTAATCCTATGATTCATATCCCCAACTCTTTGAACATTGAGGAATCACACATTATCAGTCTGTATCATGAGTTCATGACCAATCACAAAACATCCATAACAACACTGCTACGATTCTTAGTGGTCCTCCATATTCAAGTCCTTTCAAGTCAGCAGCAATAACAATATGGTAAAAACAATGGTCACGAACAAGTACCTGAATCAGAAGTCTGATGGAATCCTTAGAGGGCGGATCGAAATGCGGGCCAGGCAAACGTTTGTTTATATCACTACAAAACAATGAAACATACCATaactacaacaacaacaatagaatCGCAAAGCAGCATGATCTATATAAGAAAGCTGAAGATTAATTAAGTATTAGCTCCTTACTTGTAAACAAGTAGAACACCGATGTAGACATCCTCGAACCTCAAAGTAGCAGTTCCTGTCTCGTTCTTGAAATGATCAAACACCTTGTCGGTTATCTTCCTGATTTGCTCTCGCCTCCATTGCTTACCTGCACGCTCGATGATCAGGGGAAACTATGAGACACTGAATATAATCCGATTGCATATAATTTACAGTTTCATTCATGATATGAtcgtttagagtttagaaagATGAAACAATTTGTGGGTATATACCTTGTAATCTGTCGAGGACTTGTCCCATGGCTGAGAAGACTGAGAGAGATACCTAAAGGGGTTCTGGGATTTGAGTGGcttcaaagaagaagaaggtgatCTTGGATATCGGAGGATTTTGTGTTTGACTTTGTCTGGGAGTGAGAGAGTAGAGTAGGGACTAAGGGAAAGATAGGCTACGGTTGAGACAGTTACAGCGTCCACCCGACTACTCGCCACGTGAATAATAGCCAATACATGCCCGCCATTTTCAACTctgttaattattttcttttaatattttgcTACCTCTGGATTTTTCCGAGGTTGAAATCTGTTGTTTCACTTGAGCATGTGGCATAAATTTCATAAGAGGTGGTGAACTCAACTCATAGTATGCTCCTTTTAACAAATTTGTTGCTTATTTGATTGGAAAACAGAGTGTGTATGTAGTTATATTTAGAACtgtttaaaaaattaataaaatttttaTCCAGATGAAATTATACCGTAAAATGTCGATTGGAGGACGTAAAATCCTTTGAAAACGGGTCAAAATAAgatgaaatcatttaacgCGGATAGGTAGAAATCTCACTTGACAATTCTGAGTGAAATAAAATGGAGAAACACCCGACCATCTTGTAGGTATTAAGAGAGGCACATTAGATACACAAGCGCATGACTTTGCACCCAAATTAGCACACCAGTCAATGCAAGATATTTGCTTGAATCACTTATAGATTCGCCGTGAAGCGAATGCTTAGAGCCCTGATTAAGCAGTTACTAATTCACTATATCTCAAATATTCATAATTTATACATCTACATCAACCATAACTCGGTATTAGTAAATTTGGTTCAACATGCACTTACTATAACTATAAAAAAGTGTAAAATCGGACACCACAGTAATTTTTACAGGTAAGACTTCtttgttatttttctttccttttcatttttACCTTTTTTATGAATAAGGTCACCTAAGTCCAGAACTCCATATTAGGTCTGGGACTTTAGAACCATTTAGAACCGTTATAACCGCACTGGAATAGTCGATTCGATTtgattcaaaaataaataaattactaaCTTTAGAGGAACCTCACCGAAACAACCAATTCAATTCGATTCCGTTTCCTATTTTTGAAATGATTTTAGAACCGTTAGAACCGAATATTCACAATTATATAAGAAACACTCATATAAGAAACATCTTTCGTTGCCGCATCCCTAATcacttttttttctatatttcTTAGACTCATACTAatcattatataaattaaaaaaatcatattcgCCTTACATTATGCCATGACTTCCTCTATTATTTTATTACTCCTTAAAATCTAAATTATCTTAGGTTTAcagtctctctctcaattctttttgaaataattgagtatgttaattgttgatcatTAGGTAATTGTACTAAAGAGATTGTTGACGTTTGGTATTTGTATTTGAAGTTGGTATTTTATATGCTTATTATTTAAGGCTTagagataaatatatattataataaaattttgaaaccgtaaaaactcaaaaatcgaTCCGATATTTGCGATTCGATTCGATTCCGGTTCTGTAAACAAATTGTGTTAAATCCGGACCGTTATTTTTTTCGATTCCGGTTCCGATTCTGGGCAATATTTTGGAATAGGTCCCGGGCCTATTCCAGATACACAAAGGAAAATAGAAGAAGCTAACAAAAGCAAGGCACTGAAGTTGGCTTAAGCCCTCCACCACATGAGGGCAAGGCTAGACCTTCATTGTTGATCACCGGAGACAAAAGTGGGTGTAGGCCGATCAGCCAATCTTTAATTTGCAGACCCACCCTTCAAACAGTAAGTGAAACCTTCACTCTCCGAAGCCTTGATATTTAAGATTGCTGGGGTTGATTGGATCTTGGGCTTTGCAGTTTTAGTTAGTAAGATTCATCTGGAACTAAAGTGGAATATATTCTAATCAGAGCTGTGCAAACTGAGTTTGTGTGTTTTTGTGATCATGAGTTGTGTACGTTCAGGCATAAAACTTTTTTTATCATGACTCATTCCATTGATCAGTAACAACTGAGTAAAAACCAAAGTGGGAAACATTTGAGGTCCAGGCATTTGAGATTTTATGTACCAGTTTCTTGATACATTTATGCTGATAAGGATTTATATTGTAACGactccaaaatttcgagcttaaaaactcaaaaatccAAAGTCGaagaacaccaaaacaatctcaacgaatcgaaatcgttttaaatgcacagcggatcattattgagttcacaataaaactcagacaaccaattattacaaaccaaatttataattcaacattacataaaatggaaatgtaataatcctcataatctctcacaaaactcacaaatcaaacctcacaagttctcacacacaaatccgtACTagaatcctcaccacaagcaggataatgaacaacttcgactctccggagtcgtctctcaatctccactaatcgacacctgcggaattatcccctacaccatcgaattggtgcaccgggattgtaaacacaaacccggtaagcttatagctcgtgtgagtaaaatgaaaatataactcgcatatcaatatatacgaaaatccacaaatcaacaaatataaattcactcatgagtcaatggacggctcatttggttgtcccaaaaatatatgaaatgaagtgctcatgagaaattaggcaacccttctggttacccaaatacatttataatacgggtactaatgaacgctggtacacatctgttacacctcacgtagtacaccgccgatattgggcaaccacctgctacccaacatccaaaaatatgagtactcatgagccgataaccacatgttacctcacatgcagtactccggtagacagactagagctctaactgtatcgtaactttcacccggccaaaggctaggttccgacttgccaaatcacgtacaataatctcacatcatattgtacaaaaatcaagtccgaagacaaatcaacattttaacaatctccatgttaaaatcacgtacaataatctcacatcatattgtacaaaaatcaagtccgaagacaaatcaacattttaacaatctccatgttaaaatcatgtacaataatcacacatcatattgtacaaatcaaaatcacatgctcgatatacaatctcgtcatcaaaatgacatcatcacgataaaatcataacagtatattatatagcaaactatatatatatgtacctatttaccatttatacaatatatatatatataatccgctatatcatatacatgtcatatttcataaacacgtccgaagacaaaacgtttaataaacaccatgttaaaacctcgtacaataatcacacctcatattgtacaaattaaatcacatgctccatatataattctcgtcattgaaataacatattcacaatgaattcatgacagtatataatatagcaacctatatatatatatatgtacttatttaccatttatacaaatatatatatattccactatatcatatacatatcgtatttcaatatttaaaactcttgtaaaaattttgaaatcaccgcaagggtagattcgtaaatatgtgagattttactcaccttatcaactcgagcgtaattccacaatttccgaagataattcatttccttgatttatcgatcaccttgaaaatataagaaaagaatttagaaacgttttgtaaacctttaaatgccgaaacaacAATAATAAGTTACTGTTAACCAAACACgtcgcgtatcacgccaccgccaccccatTTCTCCCCATTTCCTTCTCCTCTGCCCTTGCACGGCCCAAGGCCACCTCCAGACCTCCTCAcgcactcacacgcgccgcctaaggtgGCGGTGCTCCATTCTCCTCTACACCTCCGATTCTCCTCTAAAATCCTTCCAAATCGATTCACAATCTTCCCAATCACTCCCAAAACATCACACAATCGCACAGAAcaatcaatttcatcaaaCCTTACCTAAATCGCACGGTGGGGGCTTTGATTCGTCGTCGAGCAGTGGCGAGCGGGTGCGAGGCTTAGCGAGCTTGAGGGTTGCAGCGGAGGGTCACGCGGTGCTCCAgggaccggcggtgagggacATGGCGGCTTGGAGGCGGAGATCGCAGTGCAATGCAGAGGGaggatcggggagagagagagaggtctcTGCGGCGAGCCAGCGCGTCGCAAGCTCGGGGGTTGGAGAGGAAGGTCACGTGATCCTTCTGAGCTCGGCGGTGCGAGCCACGGAGGGCTGAAGGGCGAGATCACCGACGG
This genomic interval carries:
- the LOC126801997 gene encoding uncharacterized protein LOC126801997 — protein: MGQVLDRLQGKQWRREQIRKITDKVFDHFKNETGTATLRFEDVYIGVLLVYNDINKRLPGPHFDPPSKDSIRLLIQEHDINLDGEIDREEFAKLIKQITADAFCVVSQGLIVTLVAAPTIAMATKKATEGVPHVGKVVQRVPTSVYASLVTLLVVLVQHARQEF